Below is a window of Candidatus Cloacimonadota bacterium DNA.
GATGCAAAAATAGAATTGATCAAATTTGATAGCGATATTGGAAAAGAAGTTTACTGGCACAGTACTGCTCATTTGATGGCTCAAGCTGTTAAACAACTTTTCCCGGATGTAAAAGTTACGATCGGTCCAGCCATTGAAAATGGTTTCTATTATGATTTTGATAAGGAAATTCCTTTTACAGACGA
It encodes the following:
- a CDS encoding TGS domain-containing protein; this translates as MNIKITFPDNSIKEYPKNISPLEIAESISHGLAKAVISAKVNDRLVDVNYQIKEDAKIELIKFDSDIGKEVYWHSTAHLMAQAVKQLFPDVKVTIGPAIENGFYYDFDKEIPFTD